In one Polaribacter sp. ALD11 genomic region, the following are encoded:
- a CDS encoding HlyD family secretion protein, with translation MKSIIKIISLSIVITVASSCSSEKITEYRGKVKYETISVSTKLAGRIGKIYVNEGQTVKKGDTLAYIDIPEVNAKMMQAEGAITSAKGQLNMAYKGATAEQLDQINGKVTAGKAQLNFAQESYNRLENMYKDSLVTLQQFDEVKMKRDMAKAQVNSLEAKLKEVSNRARVEQIDQARGQLDRAIGAKEEVLSAASEKYLIAPANMSIESISLQEGELLTPGFTLFNGYKTNSVYFRFTIPESKIYDFKVGKKLLLVNPYTKQETKGEIISIKQLAAYADITSTAPLYDLSESIYELKVVRTSNDGIDQSFFLNATMLIKQ, from the coding sequence ATGAAATCGATAATTAAAATAATTAGTTTAAGCATTGTAATAACGGTTGCTAGTTCTTGCAGTAGTGAAAAAATTACAGAATACAGAGGAAAAGTAAAGTATGAAACTATTTCTGTGAGTACTAAGCTTGCCGGAAGAATTGGTAAAATTTATGTTAATGAAGGTCAAACTGTTAAAAAAGGAGACACGCTAGCTTATATAGATATCCCAGAAGTTAATGCCAAAATGATGCAAGCTGAAGGCGCAATAACTTCGGCAAAAGGGCAATTAAATATGGCTTATAAAGGGGCAACCGCAGAGCAATTAGACCAAATTAATGGTAAGGTTACTGCTGGTAAAGCGCAGTTAAACTTTGCTCAAGAATCTTATAATAGACTAGAAAATATGTATAAAGACTCTCTAGTAACGCTACAGCAATTTGATGAAGTTAAAATGAAACGAGATATGGCCAAAGCACAAGTTAATTCGCTGGAGGCTAAATTAAAAGAGGTAAGCAACCGTGCGAGAGTAGAACAAATTGATCAAGCTAGAGGACAATTAGATCGGGCAATTGGAGCTAAAGAAGAAGTGCTCTCTGCAGCAAGCGAAAAATATTTAATAGCACCTGCAAATATGAGCATTGAATCTATAAGTCTTCAAGAAGGCGAGTTATTAACCCCTGGCTTTACCTTATTCAATGGTTATAAAACGAATAGTGTTTATTTTAGATTTACAATACCAGAGTCAAAAATATATGATTTCAAAGTAGGCAAAAAATTATTACTAGTTAACCCATACACCAAGCAAGAAACAAAAGGCGAAATTATAAGTATAAAGCAATTGGCTGCTTATGCTGATATTACAAGTACTGCTCCTCTTTATGACTTATCCGAATCTATTTATGAATTAAAAGTAGTTCGCACTTCAAATGATGGTATCGATCAATCATTTTTTCTGAATGCAACCATGCTTATCAAACAATAA
- a CDS encoding TolC family protein, which yields MQLKQLNSFLLAFACFISSISIAQQLDSNLKNLIEKGLQKSHKINIQNLESGQSKIDQKLAKSVFLPKVTFNGSYTRLDDNISFDGDTQNLLISTQKLLIKEAAGIPFNSPFPSNIQLEPVPYLQNKNILKSSMDVDWILFSGFEASNAIKASKFKEASLNYLVMAEKDKIALKIIETYDKLALVYASERVLNTSRNFLNEQKYYVKKAIENGLATPISRKKIELAEQQLAGKFLEFKHNKTLLIEVLHQLTGESRSNLNSFNPQLEVSTNDSSSSIKKRNEVKALEEAEKATLYKSKMEKSNFIPKLALKGHYEFIEDDLSLLDPKWYIGVGIRWNVFDGNQSRLKSEKSLMESQKYREQIEEANELIGLSIIKAELTNELSLQNTEIVQKEIELASDTYDMINKQYKNGLTSINDVLDALNDLEKANFKLQESFFNQRRAVTNLLYAKGILNYE from the coding sequence ATGCAATTAAAACAACTAAATAGCTTTCTTCTTGCCTTTGCATGCTTTATTTCATCAATTTCTATAGCACAGCAACTAGATTCAAATCTTAAAAACCTTATAGAGAAAGGACTTCAAAAAAGCCATAAGATTAACATCCAGAATTTAGAGTCAGGGCAGTCAAAAATTGATCAAAAATTAGCAAAATCAGTTTTCCTACCTAAGGTAACATTTAATGGAAGCTACACTCGATTAGACGATAACATCTCCTTTGATGGTGACACACAAAATCTATTAATTTCAACTCAGAAATTACTTATTAAAGAAGCTGCTGGAATTCCTTTTAATAGTCCTTTTCCTAGTAATATTCAATTAGAACCTGTTCCTTACCTACAAAACAAAAATATATTAAAGTCTTCTATGGATGTAGATTGGATTCTATTTAGTGGATTTGAGGCCAGTAATGCTATAAAAGCAAGTAAGTTTAAAGAAGCATCACTAAACTACCTTGTTATGGCTGAAAAAGATAAAATAGCTTTAAAAATAATAGAAACTTATGATAAACTGGCCTTAGTATATGCCTCTGAACGTGTCTTAAATACTTCAAGAAATTTTTTAAATGAACAAAAATATTACGTAAAAAAAGCTATAGAAAATGGTTTAGCAACTCCTATTAGCAGAAAAAAAATTGAACTTGCAGAACAACAATTAGCAGGTAAATTTTTGGAGTTTAAGCACAATAAAACCTTATTGATAGAAGTATTGCATCAACTTACTGGTGAAAGTAGAAGCAATCTAAATTCATTTAATCCGCAACTAGAAGTTTCTACAAACGACTCGTCTTCTAGCATTAAAAAGCGTAATGAAGTTAAAGCTTTGGAAGAAGCGGAAAAGGCAACTCTTTATAAATCTAAAATGGAGAAAAGTAACTTTATCCCTAAACTTGCCTTGAAAGGGCATTATGAATTTATAGAGGATGATTTGTCATTGCTAGATCCGAAATGGTATATAGGTGTTGGCATTAGATGGAATGTATTTGATGGAAACCAATCGCGATTAAAAAGTGAGAAATCGTTAATGGAAAGTCAGAAATATAGAGAACAAATAGAAGAGGCTAATGAATTGATAGGCTTGAGTATCATTAAAGCTGAATTAACAAATGAACTTTCTCTACAAAACACAGAAATAGTCCAGAAAGAAATTGAACTTGCTAGTGACACTTACGATATGATCAACAAACAATATAAAAATGGCTTAACATCAATAAATGATGTTCTTGATGCTTTAAATGATTTGGAAAAAGCCAATTTCAAATTGCAAGAATCATTTTTTAATCAAAGGAGAGCTGTTACAAACCTTCTTTATGCGAAAGGAATACTCAATTACGAATAA
- a CDS encoding Crp/Fnr family transcriptional regulator, with amino-acid sequence MISDYLMRFVPFSDDELNDILSHFEIEYVQKNQILLKEGQICNKLYFIERGIARSYYLKKNGKEITQWFFEVGNFMSSTDSFFQQNPSFYYLEVLEDSTLYSISKIKMDILLAKYHKMEKLFRLLSIEMFTKIAHKLNAVQFQTAKERYNYMLSEFPGISQRVPLGYIASYLGMTQETLSRIRKSDLLKE; translated from the coding sequence ATGATTAGTGATTACCTAATGAGGTTTGTTCCTTTCTCCGACGATGAATTAAATGACATACTTTCTCATTTTGAAATAGAGTACGTCCAAAAGAATCAGATTCTTCTTAAAGAGGGGCAGATTTGTAATAAATTATATTTTATTGAACGAGGAATTGCAAGAAGCTATTATCTTAAAAAAAATGGAAAGGAAATAACACAATGGTTCTTTGAAGTTGGCAACTTTATGTCTAGTACAGATAGCTTCTTTCAACAGAACCCTAGCTTTTACTATTTAGAGGTTTTAGAAGATTCAACTTTATATAGTATCTCTAAAATAAAAATGGACATACTACTAGCTAAATATCACAAAATGGAAAAACTTTTCAGGTTATTATCTATCGAAATGTTTACCAAAATTGCCCATAAACTAAATGCTGTTCAATTTCAAACTGCAAAAGAACGCTACAATTATATGCTCTCCGAGTTTCCTGGCATATCACAACGTGTGCCCTTGGGTTATATAGCCTCTTATCTAGGAATGACACAAGAAACACTTAGTCGCATTAGAAAAAGTGATTTACTTAAAGAATGA
- a CDS encoding LTA synthase family protein: MKNFKNRLLFNISYFFLWIGYFAFARLFFLLFYFDKTQDLDFTTIFKTFLYGIRLDASFAAYLCIIPFLFLIFSIFINSIRIGNLIKWYSYILLVFITLLLVIDASLYASWGIRLDTTLFTYINTPEVMLASISSFQLISGLIFWLLTSFVFIKIFKKIINKNTEELRTGDWLQAPLFLLIMAALIIPLRGGLQTIPINQSNVYFSSKMFANHAAINFMWNFSNALTHKSDGKNPYKSFSVEVAKEIINKNRNQLLEATTDSILNTTKPNVILIIWESLTAKVVGSLGGEPNVTENLNKLSKEGILFTNFYANGDRTDKGIPAILSGYYPQPTVSIMKMPNKTRSLPMLPQKMIDLGYKTSFYHGGDLNFGNMNTYLRNAGITDFVDGDDFDKKDWNSKWGAHDHILMQRFSDDLTKKQTTPFFKIALTLTSHEPYEILGDYKFGKETEVNKFRSAHAYTDKVIGKFIEDAKKQPWYQNTLIVILADHGHRSPEHEGAYNSPNKFKIPMLWLGGALNKTGIEISNIASQIDLSYTLLDLLKGDNSDFKFSKNIFNTSENQYAHYIFNNGFGTLTKNGFFLFDNVSKKSIIKKGEATSKLDSLGKAISQNAYQDFLDRK; the protein is encoded by the coding sequence ATGAAAAACTTTAAAAACAGACTTTTATTCAATATTTCTTATTTCTTTTTATGGATTGGCTATTTTGCTTTTGCTCGCCTTTTTTTCTTACTTTTTTATTTTGACAAAACACAAGATCTAGATTTTACCACAATCTTTAAAACCTTTTTATACGGCATCCGTTTAGATGCTTCTTTTGCGGCTTACTTGTGTATCATTCCGTTTTTATTTCTTATTTTTTCAATATTTATAAATTCAATAAGAATTGGAAACCTTATAAAATGGTATTCTTATATTCTATTAGTTTTTATTACTTTATTATTGGTTATCGATGCAAGTTTGTATGCATCTTGGGGTATTCGATTAGACACCACTTTATTTACATATATAAATACACCAGAAGTAATGCTTGCTTCCATTTCTAGTTTTCAACTAATTTCTGGGCTTATTTTCTGGTTGCTTACTTCGTTTGTTTTTATTAAAATATTCAAGAAAATTATTAATAAAAATACTGAGGAATTAAGAACTGGAGATTGGTTACAAGCGCCGTTATTTCTATTAATTATGGCAGCTTTAATTATTCCGCTTAGAGGCGGTTTACAAACGATTCCTATAAACCAAAGTAACGTTTATTTTTCTAGTAAGATGTTTGCCAATCATGCTGCAATTAATTTTATGTGGAATTTCTCTAACGCATTAACGCATAAGTCAGATGGTAAAAACCCTTATAAATCTTTTAGCGTAGAAGTTGCTAAGGAAATCATTAATAAAAATAGAAATCAACTTTTAGAGGCAACTACAGATTCCATTTTAAATACAACAAAACCAAATGTAATTTTAATTATTTGGGAAAGTTTAACAGCTAAAGTTGTTGGTTCTTTAGGTGGTGAACCTAACGTTACAGAAAACCTAAATAAACTTTCTAAAGAAGGAATTTTATTTACCAATTTTTATGCAAACGGAGATAGAACAGACAAGGGAATTCCTGCTATTTTAAGTGGTTATTACCCACAACCTACTGTTAGCATTATGAAAATGCCAAACAAAACCAGAAGTTTACCAATGTTACCTCAAAAAATGATTGATTTAGGGTATAAGACTTCTTTTTACCATGGTGGCGATTTAAATTTTGGAAATATGAATACCTATTTACGAAATGCAGGAATTACAGATTTTGTTGATGGAGATGATTTTGATAAGAAAGATTGGAATTCTAAATGGGGAGCGCACGATCATATTTTAATGCAACGTTTTTCTGACGATTTAACTAAAAAACAAACAACACCTTTCTTTAAAATTGCACTTACCTTAACAAGCCACGAACCGTATGAAATTCTTGGCGATTATAAATTCGGAAAAGAGACTGAAGTAAATAAGTTTAGAAGTGCCCACGCATACACAGACAAAGTAATTGGTAAGTTTATTGAAGATGCTAAAAAACAACCTTGGTATCAAAACACACTTATCGTAATTTTAGCAGATCATGGTCATCGTTCTCCTGAGCATGAGGGCGCCTATAATTCGCCAAATAAATTTAAAATTCCGATGTTGTGGTTGGGTGGTGCTTTAAATAAAACAGGAATTGAAATAAGCAACATTGCAAGTCAAATAGATTTATCTTACACATTATTAGATTTATTAAAAGGCGATAATTCTGATTTTAAATTCAGTAAAAACATATTTAACACTTCAGAGAATCAATACGCTCATTATATTTTTAATAATGGTTTTGGTACACTTACTAAAAACGGTTTCTTTTTGTTTGATAATGTAAGTAAAAAGTCAATCATTAAAAAAGGAGAAGCTACTTCTAAGCTAGATTCATTGGGAAAAGCAATTTCACAGAATGCGTATCAAGATTTTTTAGATAGAAAGTAG
- the tsaD gene encoding tRNA (adenosine(37)-N6)-threonylcarbamoyltransferase complex transferase subunit TsaD: protein MKTPIYILGIESSCDDTSASVICDGKVLSNVVANQEVHSKYGGVVPELASRAHQQNIVPVVQQALEQASITKEKLSAIAFTRGPGLMGSLLVGTSFAKSLALGLNIPLLDINHMQAHILAHFIKDEDSKIPTFPFICLTISGGHTQIVKVTDHFKMEVLGETIDDAVGEAFDKSAKILGLPYPGGPLIDKNAKLGNPKAYKFTKPKVGDLDFSFSGLKTGILYFIQKQQRINPNFIEENLNDICASIQYTIVEILMDKLKNAVKQTNIKHIAIAGGVSANSEIRNRLELAEKHFGWTTYIPKFEYTTDNAAMIAITGYLKYLNKDYADVSITAKARLKVTE, encoded by the coding sequence ATGAAAACACCCATTTATATTTTAGGTATAGAATCTTCTTGTGATGATACGAGTGCGTCTGTAATTTGTGACGGTAAAGTATTAAGTAATGTAGTTGCCAACCAAGAGGTACACTCTAAATACGGTGGTGTTGTGCCAGAGTTAGCATCAAGAGCGCATCAACAAAATATAGTTCCTGTAGTGCAACAAGCTCTAGAGCAAGCAAGTATTACAAAAGAAAAACTCTCTGCAATTGCATTTACACGTGGCCCAGGTTTAATGGGGTCTTTGTTAGTGGGTACTTCTTTTGCAAAATCTTTAGCTTTAGGTTTAAACATTCCTTTGTTAGATATAAACCACATGCAAGCGCATATTTTAGCTCACTTTATAAAAGATGAAGATAGTAAAATTCCGACTTTTCCTTTTATTTGCTTAACAATAAGTGGCGGTCATACACAGATTGTTAAAGTTACAGATCATTTTAAAATGGAAGTTTTAGGTGAAACGATAGATGATGCTGTTGGAGAAGCTTTTGATAAGTCTGCAAAAATTTTAGGCTTGCCTTATCCTGGTGGTCCTCTAATTGATAAAAATGCAAAATTAGGGAACCCGAAAGCCTATAAATTTACAAAACCAAAAGTTGGCGATTTAGATTTTAGCTTTAGTGGATTAAAAACAGGGATTCTTTATTTTATTCAGAAACAACAAAGAATAAATCCTAATTTTATAGAAGAAAACCTGAATGATATTTGTGCCTCTATACAATACACTATTGTAGAAATTTTAATGGATAAATTAAAAAATGCTGTGAAACAAACAAATATTAAGCATATTGCTATTGCGGGTGGCGTTTCTGCAAATTCTGAAATTAGAAATAGATTAGAGTTAGCTGAAAAACATTTTGGATGGACAACCTACATTCCTAAATTTGAATATACAACAGATAATGCAGCAATGATTGCCATTACTGGGTATTTAAAATATTTAAATAAAGACTATGCAGACGTTTCTATAACTGCAAAAGCACGCTTAAAAGTAACAGAGTAA
- a CDS encoding translocation/assembly module TamB domain-containing protein: MGTYATNKLNEDFGTNLSIGKINLSFLGSVVLKDVQIRDHHKDTLIFVKKLSTSLLSAKKVLDSEILLDDITLEEGYYYMKTYKGETNDNMAIFIDSFNSETPKDSLAPPFILKADNVYVQNLDFRLINENNKSPLSFSATNIGGNVQDMAIVGPDFSTNARGLYFKTNQGLQVTNLTTNYAFTKSAMSFDNTRLETLNSSVIGDILFTYKREDLTDFNDKVTIKADFKESKLKVLDLKRFYNELNGSDILSFSGEMMGKLNDFSLNKLKLSTKKGIKVNGNLSFKNTVNTERGFVFNGDLNNLTATYRELKNILPNVLGKTLPSEFGKLGQFKLSGKVNVTPSRMKATIDLKSQIGSVITDLEINNIDEIDTASYAGDVALVGFNIGIFFNDPLFGKVSLKGAVNGSGFKLDNINTKFIGNISELNFNDYTYKNIVANGQYQNNKFDGDLVIDDANFKMKFNGLADLSSAIQKFDFKSDITYLNLKETNLFTRDTISIVKGKIALDIEGNTFDDIVGKAVFKDVLYTNQEKEYRFKEFTVTSSLKDSIKTIDVASKDIAQGYITGKFSFSELPKVAQNALGSIYTNYKPYQVAPNQFLDFNFTIYNQIVNVFFPKVSIDDKTKVKGKINSDKDLFRLNFSSPRIDAYGTEVKVISLRTDNSNPLYNTSLTAEQVNTEYYNISKLNLLNRTENDTLYFKSIFKGGDRKNEDFNLDFFYTFNPEGKSVLGFEKSSFIFKDNTWNINPDHKNTDKITFDLKRNEFNFSQFKLISGEQKIEFIGNLKGTDDKILLADFTKVKLQSFLPKIDSLALKGVLSGHIDFVQKEGVYAPEGSLTVRDFEVNDFKQGNLFVNVKGENSYEKYSVDLSIENKDVKSIAATGALDFSLERPIIDLNVFLEEFKLDAFSPLGQDVLSSLRGTATGDFTLRGFLSNPDMEGTLRLKNAGLKFPYLNVDYDFEGESVITLLQQSFILEDFKLLDTKNKTKGILRGDISHSNFNKWFLRLKIESDNLMVLDTENTEEALYYGTAFIDGSADIFGLTDRLTIEFNAKTMPGTIFVLPLRDVETVDSFSLIHFKSDETKVKERQKEIALEALKGLTLKIDLEVTKDAVAQVVIDEVYGSQLSGRGDGNLQIEINTRGKFNMFGDYVVDSGVYDFKYGGFVNKPFVIQKGGTVSWNGNPADANLDVTAVYKAKANPGVLLENFNSNRNIEVDLVARITGGLFNSKQELDIQLTNVDPTIANELEFVLNDNNVNDKTTQFISLLAFGNFANPDKVNFDANATITSTASSAIAAAFSSLLSSPDSKFQLGVDYQQGQNNSDLDRLNIDNQVDLSVSTQVSERVIINGKVGVPVGTQTQSSVVGEVKVEVLLNKEGNFRGVIFNRQNEIQYTIEDQGYTQGIGLSYQVNFNTLSDLLKKLGLKKKKNLKVKKEIKKDTTKIRVEDFGGN, from the coding sequence TTGGGTACTTATGCAACAAATAAACTTAATGAAGATTTTGGTACAAACTTAAGTATTGGTAAAATCAATTTATCTTTTTTAGGAAGTGTAGTCTTAAAAGATGTTCAAATTAGAGATCATCATAAAGACACTTTAATCTTTGTAAAAAAACTAAGTACTTCTTTACTAAGTGCAAAAAAAGTTTTAGATAGTGAAATTTTGTTAGATGATATTACATTAGAAGAAGGCTATTATTACATGAAAACCTACAAAGGTGAGACAAATGATAATATGGCTATTTTTATTGATAGTTTTAATAGTGAAACGCCTAAGGACTCTCTAGCACCTCCATTTATTTTAAAAGCAGATAATGTTTATGTCCAAAATTTAGATTTTAGATTGATAAATGAAAATAATAAAAGCCCGTTAAGTTTCTCTGCTACAAATATTGGCGGTAATGTTCAAGATATGGCAATTGTTGGTCCAGATTTCTCTACCAATGCAAGAGGTTTGTATTTTAAAACGAACCAAGGCTTGCAGGTAACTAATTTAACTACTAATTACGCATTTACTAAAAGTGCTATGAGCTTTGATAATACGAGGCTAGAGACCCTAAATTCTAGTGTAATTGGCGACATACTTTTTACCTATAAGAGAGAAGATTTAACTGACTTTAATGATAAAGTTACTATTAAAGCAGATTTTAAAGAAAGTAAACTAAAAGTTTTAGATTTAAAGAGGTTTTATAATGAGTTGAATGGAAGTGATATTCTTTCTTTTTCAGGAGAAATGATGGGAAAGTTAAATGATTTCAGTTTAAATAAATTAAAACTTTCAACGAAGAAAGGAATAAAAGTGAACGGAAACTTATCTTTTAAGAATACTGTAAACACAGAAAGAGGTTTTGTCTTTAATGGTGATTTAAATAACTTAACAGCAACTTACAGAGAGTTAAAAAATATATTACCAAATGTTCTAGGTAAAACCTTACCTTCTGAGTTTGGTAAATTGGGGCAGTTTAAGCTTAGTGGAAAAGTAAATGTAACCCCGTCTAGAATGAAAGCAACTATAGATTTGAAATCTCAAATAGGTAGTGTAATTACAGATTTAGAAATTAATAATATAGATGAGATTGACACTGCTTCTTATGCTGGAGATGTTGCCCTTGTTGGTTTTAATATAGGGATTTTTTTTAATGATCCTTTATTCGGAAAAGTATCTTTAAAAGGAGCTGTAAATGGAAGTGGTTTTAAGTTAGATAATATTAATACGAAGTTTATAGGAAATATTTCTGAACTTAATTTTAATGATTATACCTATAAAAATATTGTTGCCAACGGTCAATATCAAAATAATAAGTTCGATGGAGATTTGGTAATCGATGATGCCAATTTTAAAATGAAATTTAATGGTTTGGCAGATTTATCATCAGCAATACAAAAGTTTGATTTTAAGTCGGATATTACTTATTTAAATCTAAAAGAAACCAACCTATTTACTAGAGACACAATTTCTATTGTAAAAGGAAAGATAGCATTAGATATAGAAGGAAATACGTTTGATGATATTGTAGGAAAAGCAGTCTTTAAAGATGTACTCTACACAAATCAAGAAAAAGAATATCGTTTTAAAGAATTTACAGTAACGTCTTCTTTAAAAGACAGCATAAAAACCATTGATGTTGCTTCTAAAGATATTGCACAAGGTTATATTACAGGTAAGTTTTCATTTTCTGAATTACCTAAAGTAGCTCAAAATGCATTAGGAAGTATTTACACAAACTATAAACCTTATCAAGTTGCACCAAATCAGTTTTTAGATTTTAATTTCACTATTTATAATCAAATTGTAAATGTGTTTTTTCCGAAGGTTTCTATAGATGATAAAACAAAAGTTAAAGGAAAAATAAATTCTGACAAAGATTTATTTAGATTGAATTTTAGTTCACCTAGAATAGATGCTTACGGTACAGAAGTAAAGGTAATTTCTTTACGAACAGACAATAGTAACCCACTTTATAATACTTCTCTAACAGCAGAACAGGTAAATACAGAGTATTATAATATATCTAAATTAAACTTATTAAACAGAACAGAGAATGATACGTTATATTTTAAATCTATTTTTAAAGGAGGTGATCGAAAAAATGAAGACTTTAATCTCGATTTTTTCTATACATTTAATCCTGAAGGAAAGTCTGTTTTAGGGTTTGAAAAATCATCATTTATATTTAAAGACAATACTTGGAATATTAATCCTGATCATAAAAATACGGATAAAATTACATTCGACTTAAAAAGAAATGAATTCAATTTTAGTCAATTTAAGTTGATTTCAGGAGAACAAAAAATAGAGTTTATAGGGAATTTAAAAGGAACAGATGATAAAATTCTTTTAGCAGATTTCACAAAAGTAAAACTGCAAAGTTTTTTGCCAAAAATAGATAGTTTAGCTTTAAAAGGAGTGCTTTCTGGTCATATAGATTTTGTGCAAAAAGAGGGTGTTTACGCTCCAGAAGGTTCTTTAACAGTAAGAGATTTTGAAGTTAATGACTTTAAACAGGGTAATTTATTTGTAAATGTAAAAGGAGAGAATTCCTATGAAAAATACAGTGTAGATTTATCAATAGAAAACAAAGATGTTAAAAGTATTGCTGCAACCGGTGCTTTAGATTTTTCATTAGAAAGACCAATTATAGATTTAAACGTTTTTTTAGAAGAGTTTAAATTAGATGCATTTAGTCCATTAGGTCAAGATGTTTTATCCTCTCTTAGAGGAACCGCAACAGGAGATTTTACTTTAAGAGGTTTTTTGAGTAACCCAGATATGGAAGGCACACTTCGACTTAAAAATGCAGGTTTAAAATTCCCTTATTTAAATGTAGATTACGATTTTGAAGGAGAGTCTGTAATTACTTTATTACAGCAATCTTTTATTTTAGAAGATTTTAAGTTATTAGACACCAAAAATAAAACGAAAGGGATTTTAAGAGGAGATATTTCTCATTCTAATTTTAATAAATGGTTTTTAAGATTAAAAATAGAAAGTGACAATCTAATGGTTTTAGATACAGAGAATACAGAGGAAGCCTTGTACTACGGAACTGCCTTTATTGATGGTTCTGCAGATATTTTTGGTTTAACCGATAGATTAACTATCGAGTTTAATGCGAAAACAATGCCAGGAACTATTTTTGTGCTTCCATTAAGAGATGTAGAAACCGTAGACAGTTTTAGTCTTATTCATTTTAAATCAGATGAAACAAAAGTAAAAGAACGCCAAAAAGAAATTGCGTTAGAGGCTTTAAAAGGGCTTACTTTAAAAATTGATTTAGAAGTTACAAAAGATGCTGTTGCGCAAGTTGTAATTGATGAGGTTTATGGAAGTCAGTTATCTGGAAGAGGAGACGGAAACCTTCAGATTGAGATTAACACCAGAGGTAAATTTAATATGTTTGGCGATTATGTTGTAGATAGTGGAGTTTATGATTTTAAATACGGAGGTTTTGTAAACAAACCATTTGTAATTCAAAAAGGAGGAACCGTTTCTTGGAATGGGAACCCTGCAGATGCAAATTTAGACGTAACTGCAGTTTATAAAGCGAAAGCAAATCCAGGGGTTTTATTAGAAAACTTTAATTCTAATAGAAATATAGAAGTAGATTTAGTCGCAAGAATAACAGGAGGCTTATTCAATTCTAAACAAGAATTAGATATTCAATTAACCAATGTAGACCCAACAATAGCGAATGAGCTAGAGTTTGTTTTAAATGATAATAATGTAAATGACAAAACGACTCAATTTATATCTCTTTTAGCTTTTGGTAACTTTGCAAACCCAGACAAAGTGAATTTTGATGCCAATGCAACCATTACAAGTACAGCTTCTAGTGCAATTGCAGCAGCTTTTTCAAGTCTTTTAAGTAGCCCAGATAGTAAGTTTCAATTAGGTGTAGATTACCAGCAAGGGCAAAATAATAGCGACTTAGATAGATTAAATATAGATAATCAAGTAGATTTATCTGTAAGTACACAAGTAAGCGAAAGAGTTATTATTAATGGTAAAGTAGGCGTTCCTGTTGGCACGCAAACACAATCTAGTGTTGTTGGTGAAGTGAAGGTTGAGGTTCTATTAAATAAAGAAGGAAACTTTAGAGGCGTTATTTTTAATAGGCAAAACGAAATCCAATACACAATAGAAGATCAAGGGTATACCCAAGGTATTGGTTTGTCTTATCAAGTAAATTTTAATACACTTTCAGACTTACTTAAAAAGTTAGGTTTAAAGAAAAAAAAGAACTTAAAAGTAAAGAAAGAAATAAAAAAAGATACTACTAAAATAAGGGTAGAAGACTTTGGGGGTAACTAA